A window of Diospyros lotus cultivar Yz01 chromosome 14, ASM1463336v1, whole genome shotgun sequence contains these coding sequences:
- the LOC127790413 gene encoding LOW QUALITY PROTEIN: enoyl-[acyl-carrier-protein] reductase [NADH] 1, chloroplastic-like (The sequence of the model RefSeq protein was modified relative to this genomic sequence to represent the inferred CDS: inserted 1 base in 1 codon) gives MATSATPAMHLAIDKPCIYSSSKVSLPGTIAFRTEIKKAHCVRISSSSHVSSTQQLFQGFQFTPAKFQKVITKAMSEASNNEPVSGLPIDLKGKRAFIAGVADDNGYGWAIAKSLAAAGAEILVGTWVPALNIFESSLRRGKFDASRMLPDGSLMEITKVYPLDAVYDSPEDVPEDVKANKRYLGSSNWTVKEVVESVKQDFGSIDILVHSLANGPEVSKPLLETSRNGYLAALSASSYSYVSLLKHFLPIMNPGGASVSLTYIASERIIPGYGGGMSSAKAALESDTRVLAFEAGRRHKVRVNTISAGPLRSRAAKAIGFIDMMIDYXSANAPLQKELSAEEVGNTAAFLASPLASAITGAIVYVDNGLNAMGVGVDSPVFADLDIPKDN, from the exons ATGGCCACAAGTGCAACTCCTGCCATGCACCTAGCAATAGACAAGCCATGCATCTATTCATCCAGCAAAGTTTCTTTGCCAGGCACTATAGCCTTCAGAACTGAAATTAAAAAAGCACATTGTGTAAGGATTTCTAGTTCTTCTCATGTTTCATCAACACAGCAATTGTTCCAAGGCTTCCAGTTCACTCctgcaaaatttcaaaaagtcaTTACAAAAGCAATGTCTGAAGCAAGCAACAACGAGCCTGTGTCTGGCTTGCCAATTGATTTGAAAG GTAAGAGGGCATTTATTGCTGGCGTAGCTGATGATAATGGATATGGTTGGGCAATAGCCAAATCTCTTGCTGCTGCAGGTGCTGAAATCCTTGTTGGAACATGGGTGCCT GCACTGAACATTTTTGAGAGCAGTCTTAGACGTGGGAAATTTGATGCATCTCGCAT GTTGCCAGATGGTTCCCTTATGGAGATTACAAAAGTATATCCCTTGGATGCAGTTTATGATAGCCCTGAGGATGTTCCTGAAGAT GTCAAAGCAAACAAACGGTATTTAGGGTCCTCAAATTGGACAGTTAAG GAAGTTGTTGAATCTGTCAAGCAAGACTTTGGCAGCATTGACATTCTGGTGCACTCACTTGCCAATGGACCGGAG GTCAGCAAACCTCTTTTGGAAACATCAAGGAATGGATATCTTGCAGCCCTCTCTGCTTCAAGTTACTCTTACGTTTCTCTACTCAAGCATTTCCTTCCAATAATGAATCCAG GCGGTGCTTCAGTTTCTCTTACTTACATTGCTTCTGAGAGGATCATACCAGG ATATGGAGGAGGCATGAGCTCGGCAAAGGCTGCGCTTGAGAGTGACACTAGA GTGCTGGCTTTTGAAGCTGGAAGAAGGCACAAAGTGAGAGTCAACACTATATCTGCAG GCCCTCTAAGAAGTCGTGCTGCAAAAGCTATTGGCTTCATCGATATGATGATCGACT CATCTGCAAATGCACCATTGCAGAAAGAACTATCTGCAG AGGAAGTAGGAAACACGGCCGCCTTCCTTGCGTCGCCACTGGCTTCTGCAATCACTGGCGCTATTGTATACGTGGACAACGGCCTGAATGCGATGGGAGTTGGAGTCGATAGCCCAGTATTTGCAGATCTCGACATTCCTAAAGACAACTAG
- the LOC127790414 gene encoding LOW QUALITY PROTEIN: uncharacterized protein LOC127790414 (The sequence of the model RefSeq protein was modified relative to this genomic sequence to represent the inferred CDS: inserted 5 bases in 5 codons) — protein sequence MMKASIKFREDQKPLLRXKVPLSILGLPFQSGVVSGEXKELSLNLGTFFDSGPSLKLAYRPNDSLNPFSLVFKTGXGHFGSPISSPMTMSAEFNLIGNXNPSFFVHFKPKFGDFCIKKSQSSEFVKTVXAKASGAVSDDDGSIEVVESPAVKSGLFSDEKIRALQSESSAARLICGLLRGTEASAKTTFPVLNRAVVNLRWGFRFPAEERRSGPAAGISIDKLPLLVMNKISVEHVADDPSKDSSKVRHHAALNSPYVDDVAKTCLAVKHQLEVIQAENGMLRKAVDDLRSQLPVGKLPLCAAAEGGESGKYREAERGDRRSNGNKKSSALDGPGGRGSEGNLNNELKAGKWPRRSLNSAASPDFAAALAPVCMD from the exons ATGATGAAGGCTTCAATCAAGTTCCGTGAAGACCAGAAGCCGCTGTTGC GCAAAGTCCCTCTCAGCATTCTCGGCCTCCCCTTCCAGTCCGGCGTCGTTTCGGGGG TCAAAGAACTGTCGTTGAATCTCGGCACGTTCTTCGACTCCGGCCCTTCTCTGAAGCTCGCCTACCGCCCCAACGATTCGTTGAATCCGTTCTCTCTCGTGTTCAAGACGG TTGGCCACTTCGGATCGCCGATTTCGAGCCCGATGACTATGAGCGCCGAGTTCAATTTGATCGGGA CAAACCCTAGCTTCTTCGTTCACTTCAAGCCTAAGTTCGGCGATTTCTGCATCAAGAAGTCTCAGTCGTCTGAGTTCGTTAAGACTG AGGCGAAGGCGAGCGGAGCGGTATCCGACGACGACGGATCGATTGAAGTGGTGGAGTCGCCGGCAGTGAAGAGCGGGCTGTTCTCCGACGAGAAAATTAGGGCTTTGCAGTCGGAGTCGTCGGCTGCGAGGCTGATTTGTGGATTATTGAGAGGTACAGAGGCGAGCGCCAAGACGACCTTTCCGGTGCTGAACCGCGCCGTGGTGAATCTCCGTTGGGGATTCAGATTCCCGGCGGAGGAGAGAAGAAGCGGTCCGGCGGCTGGGATTTCGATCGACAAGCTCCCCCTCCTCGTGATGAACAAAATCAGCGTCGAACACGTGGCTGACGATCCCTCAAAGGATTCCTCTAAG GTGCGCCATCACGCAGCGTTAAATTCCCCTTATGTCGATGACGTGGCAAAGACTTGTTTGGCTGTGAAACATCAGTTGGAAGTTATCCAGGCGGAGAATGGGATGCTTAGGAAAGCCGTGGACGACCTGAGGTCGCAACTGCCCGTCGGAAAATTGCCCTTATGCGCCGCCGCAGAAGGCGGTGAGTCGGGCAAGTATAGAGAAGCCGAGAGAGGCGACCGGCGAAGCAATGGCAACAAAAAATCATCAGCATTGGATGGTCCTGGAGGAAGAGGATCGGAAGGCAACCTCAACAACGAGTTGAAAGCAGGAAAATGGCCACGCCGGAGCTTAAACTCCGCGGCGTCGCCGGATTTTGCAGCGGCTCTAGCCCCAGTGTGTATGGACTAG